In Cytobacillus oceanisediminis, the following proteins share a genomic window:
- a CDS encoding DHH family phosphoesterase — translation MKQKILDEIKKYETIIIHRHVRPDPDAYGSQGGLAEILKASFPEKSIFTVGKEEETLHYMRRLDEVSDDTYNGALVIVCDTANAERICDDRYGTGNKLIKIDHHPNMDPYGDMMWVDTDASSTSEMIYEFYLFGKDQGLKMSDEAARLLFAGIVGDTGRFLYPSTTDKTFAYAGELIHYNFSRPGLFDKMYELDANIVKLKGYVLQNFEMRDSGAAVMILKKELLEEFQAVPSKASLLVSTLGDVKGIKAWVFFIEESDQIRVRFRSKGPIINEIARKYKGGGHPLAAGASIYSWEEMESVVRDLEDVCKAD, via the coding sequence ATGAAACAAAAGATACTTGATGAAATCAAAAAATATGAAACAATCATTATTCATAGGCATGTCCGTCCTGATCCGGATGCATATGGTTCACAGGGAGGCCTTGCTGAAATCCTGAAGGCTTCTTTCCCTGAAAAATCGATCTTCACTGTCGGGAAGGAAGAAGAAACACTTCATTATATGAGAAGGCTTGATGAAGTATCTGATGATACATATAATGGGGCGCTGGTCATTGTCTGTGATACAGCAAATGCGGAACGGATATGTGATGATAGATATGGAACGGGTAATAAACTGATCAAAATTGACCATCACCCGAATATGGATCCGTATGGAGATATGATGTGGGTTGATACGGATGCAAGTTCTACCAGTGAAATGATTTATGAGTTTTATCTTTTCGGCAAAGATCAGGGCCTGAAAATGTCGGATGAAGCTGCAAGATTGTTATTTGCCGGAATAGTAGGGGACACCGGCCGATTCCTCTATCCAAGCACGACAGATAAGACGTTTGCGTATGCAGGTGAACTGATTCACTATAATTTTTCACGGCCGGGACTGTTTGATAAGATGTACGAGCTGGACGCAAATATTGTTAAATTGAAGGGCTATGTACTGCAGAACTTTGAAATGAGAGACAGCGGGGCTGCTGTTATGATCCTGAAAAAAGAATTGCTCGAAGAATTTCAGGCAGTACCTTCTAAAGCTTCCCTGCTTGTAAGCACTCTTGGCGATGTGAAGGGAATAAAAGCATGGGTTTTCTTTATTGAGGAAAGTGATCAAATCCGTGTGCGGTTCCGCTCGAAGGGTCCAATAATTAATGAAATTGCAAGGAAGTATAAAGGCGGAGGACATCCTCTTGCTGCCGGAGCTTCCATTTATTCATGGGAAGAGATGGAATCAGTTGTAAGAGATCTGGAGGATGTCTGCAAAGCTGACTAA
- a CDS encoding YtpI family protein, producing MPIFVILIILSFSFYIFYKVKFFRSKQPAERQWISAKSRIALGSFVAIFGLNQLFLYNTTTALIVGIVFILIGGLSIWGGIKAYKFYMPHAAKEAEEARKS from the coding sequence ATGCCTATCTTTGTTATCCTGATTATTCTCTCTTTTTCTTTCTATATTTTCTATAAAGTGAAATTCTTCAGAAGCAAACAGCCGGCTGAAAGACAATGGATATCAGCCAAGTCCAGGATTGCGCTCGGTTCATTCGTCGCCATATTTGGCCTTAATCAGCTGTTTTTATACAATACAACAACAGCTCTCATTGTGGGAATTGTGTTTATCCTTATTGGGGGATTGAGCATTTGGGGCGGCATAAAAGCATACAAGTTTTACATGCCTCACGCAGCAAAAGAAGCTGAGGAAGCAAGGAAGAGTTAA
- a CDS encoding CBS domain-containing protein, producing MATKHEQILQYIDELPIGEKISVRQIAKALAVSEGTAYRAIKDAENKGYVSTIERVGTIRIERKKKENIEKLTFAEVVNIVDGQVLGGRAGLHKTLNKFVIGAMKLEAMMRYTDAGNLLIVGNRTQAHELALKAGAAVLITGGFDTEDHVKKLADDLQLPVISSSYDTFTVATMINRAIYDQLIKKEIVLVEDILTPLQEAIFLKTTDTIADWLTYNRETGHSRFPVVDSNLKVQGVVTSKDIMGHEKETLIEKIMTKNPMTVGGKTSVASSSHMMVWEGIELLPVVDEANKLEGIVSRQDVLKALQMIQRQPQVGETIDDIVTNQLVMTRGKTKGDDVYRCEVTPQMTNHLGTISYGVFTTIVSEAANRVLRSYKKGDLVVENMTVYFIKPVQIDSMLEIYPKVLEVGRKFGKVDVEVFNEGVLVGKAMMMCQLIDRH from the coding sequence TTGGCTACTAAGCATGAGCAAATATTACAATACATTGATGAACTGCCAATTGGAGAAAAAATATCGGTCAGACAGATCGCCAAGGCGCTCGCTGTGAGTGAAGGGACTGCATACAGAGCGATTAAGGATGCTGAAAATAAGGGATATGTCAGTACAATAGAACGTGTTGGGACAATAAGAATCGAGCGGAAAAAGAAAGAAAATATTGAGAAGCTTACTTTTGCAGAAGTTGTTAATATTGTTGACGGCCAGGTGCTTGGTGGAAGAGCCGGCCTCCATAAAACACTGAACAAGTTTGTTATTGGAGCGATGAAGCTTGAAGCGATGATGAGATACACTGATGCCGGAAACCTGCTGATTGTAGGAAACCGGACCCAGGCACACGAATTGGCATTGAAGGCTGGGGCTGCTGTGTTAATTACTGGGGGCTTTGATACAGAAGACCATGTCAAAAAGCTTGCTGACGACCTGCAGCTTCCTGTGATCTCAAGCAGCTATGACACCTTCACAGTGGCAACTATGATCAATAGGGCTATCTATGACCAGCTGATCAAAAAGGAGATTGTACTTGTTGAAGACATCCTGACTCCTCTGCAAGAAGCGATTTTCCTGAAAACAACCGATACAATTGCGGATTGGCTAACGTACAATCGTGAAACCGGCCATAGCCGATTCCCGGTTGTCGACAGTAATCTGAAGGTGCAGGGAGTTGTCACTTCCAAGGATATTATGGGACATGAAAAGGAAACGCTTATTGAAAAAATCATGACCAAAAATCCTATGACGGTTGGCGGAAAAACGAGTGTTGCTTCTTCCTCGCATATGATGGTATGGGAAGGAATCGAATTGCTTCCTGTGGTAGATGAAGCGAATAAACTCGAAGGGATTGTTAGCCGTCAGGATGTGCTGAAGGCGCTGCAGATGATCCAAAGGCAGCCGCAGGTGGGTGAAACAATTGACGATATAGTCACCAACCAGCTGGTTATGACACGGGGAAAAACAAAAGGGGATGACGTTTATCGCTGTGAGGTTACTCCGCAGATGACCAACCACCTTGGAACGATATCCTATGGAGTCTTTACAACCATTGTTTCGGAAGCTGCAAACAGAGTCTTAAGAAGCTATAAAAAAGGAGATCTCGTAGTTGAAAATATGACTGTCTACTTTATTAAGCCTGTTCAGATCGACAGTATGCTTGAAATCTATCCAAAAGTATTGGAAGTAGGACGGAAGTTCGGAAAAGTGGATGTTGAAGTTTTTAACGAAGGTGTCCTTGTAGGCAAGGCGATGATGATGTGCCAGCTTATTGACAGGCATTAA
- a CDS encoding metal-dependent hydrolase → MKVSFHGHAVVKIESQGKTILIDPFITGNDLTDLKAEDQKPDVIIVTHGHGDHLGDTVELAKRNDSLVIANFELATYLGWQGVNAHGMSIGGGYDFDFGRVKLTPAFHGTGLETENKEIIYLGMPAGVLITLEGKTIYHAGDTGLFSDMKLIGDRHPIDLAFLPIGDNFTMGPDDAAYAAELLGAKKVVPIHFNTFPPIKQDPHKFISMLETGVGQVLEAGESIEL, encoded by the coding sequence TTGAAAGTATCATTTCATGGCCATGCAGTAGTGAAAATCGAATCACAGGGAAAAACAATCTTAATAGATCCTTTTATTACCGGGAATGATTTAACTGATTTAAAAGCCGAAGACCAGAAACCTGATGTTATCATTGTCACACACGGACACGGTGATCATCTTGGGGATACGGTTGAATTGGCAAAGCGCAATGACTCACTTGTTATTGCAAACTTTGAGCTTGCCACCTATTTGGGCTGGCAGGGTGTCAATGCTCACGGGATGTCCATCGGCGGGGGTTATGACTTTGATTTTGGAAGAGTGAAGCTGACACCTGCCTTTCATGGGACAGGCCTTGAGACAGAAAATAAGGAAATTATCTACCTGGGAATGCCTGCGGGTGTGCTTATCACTTTAGAAGGAAAAACGATTTACCATGCAGGGGATACCGGGCTTTTCTCTGACATGAAGTTAATCGGTGACCGTCATCCAATCGATCTGGCATTTCTGCCAATCGGAGATAACTTTACCATGGGGCCGGATGATGCAGCATACGCAGCAGAACTCCTTGGCGCCAAAAAGGTGGTTCCGATTCACTTCAACACGTTCCCGCCAATCAAGCAGGATCCGCATAAATTCATCAGCATGCTGGAAACTGGAGTCGGCCAGGTGCTGGAAGCAGGAGAATCAATCGAATTATAA
- a CDS encoding M24 family metallopeptidase has product MNNRLQKLSQWMKENDIQVSFVTSPDNVFYLSGFLSDPHERLLGLAVFQEEEPFLVCPAMEKEDAKKAGWSHEIIGYSDIQNPWEFIQTSIHKRIGKVNKAAIEKEHMNVERYEAISGLFGGASFVSAEEKLQQLRMVKDDKELEIIREACALADFAIETGCAEIQEGKTELDVLAAVEYALKKKGVNEMSFSTMVLTGANGASPHGTPGMAKIQKGDLVLFDLGVVWNGYCSDITRTVAYGDINDKQKEIYDTVLKAQLAAVEASKPGVTCADIDLTARNLIAEAGYGEYFPHRLGHGLGVSVHEYPSLTETNSLLLEEGMVFTIEPGIYVPGVAGVRIEDDLAVTADGVEILTKFPKELQIIK; this is encoded by the coding sequence ATGAATAATAGATTGCAGAAACTATCACAGTGGATGAAAGAAAATGATATCCAGGTCAGTTTTGTAACATCACCGGATAATGTTTTTTATTTAAGCGGTTTTTTAAGCGACCCTCATGAACGTTTGCTTGGATTGGCTGTTTTCCAGGAAGAAGAGCCTTTCCTCGTATGTCCGGCCATGGAAAAAGAAGATGCAAAAAAAGCCGGCTGGAGCCATGAAATTATTGGCTACAGCGATATTCAGAACCCTTGGGAATTTATTCAGACATCCATACATAAAAGAATTGGAAAAGTAAATAAAGCAGCCATTGAAAAAGAACATATGAATGTGGAGCGGTATGAAGCGATCTCGGGACTATTCGGCGGGGCTTCATTCGTTTCGGCAGAAGAAAAGCTGCAGCAGCTTCGTATGGTGAAAGATGACAAAGAATTGGAAATCATTCGCGAAGCATGCGCACTGGCCGATTTTGCGATTGAAACAGGCTGTGCCGAGATCCAGGAAGGAAAAACTGAACTGGATGTTCTAGCTGCTGTAGAATATGCACTAAAGAAAAAAGGCGTTAACGAAATGTCTTTTTCTACCATGGTCCTGACGGGGGCTAACGGAGCTTCCCCTCATGGCACACCAGGAATGGCGAAGATTCAAAAAGGGGATTTAGTCCTATTTGACCTCGGAGTTGTCTGGAATGGCTACTGCTCAGATATTACTAGAACTGTGGCTTACGGTGATATCAATGATAAACAAAAAGAAATTTATGATACGGTCTTAAAAGCTCAGCTTGCAGCTGTGGAAGCGAGCAAGCCGGGAGTCACTTGCGCAGATATTGACCTGACAGCAAGAAATCTGATAGCAGAAGCCGGCTATGGCGAATATTTTCCGCATCGATTGGGCCATGGACTGGGTGTGAGCGTTCATGAATATCCTTCATTAACAGAAACAAACTCACTTTTGCTTGAAGAAGGAATGGTCTTCACCATCGAACCGGGAATCTATGTCCCAGGTGTTGCAGGAGTGCGGATTGAAGATGACCTTGCTGTAACAGCAGACGGAGTTGAAATTTTAACCAAGTTCCCGAAAGAACTTCAGATTATTAAATAG
- the ald gene encoding alanine dehydrogenase yields the protein MRIGVPKEVKNNENRVAMTPAGVMNLIQFGHEVYIEADAGTGSGFSDNDYMGAGAHIVQTAEEAWSMDMVMKVKEPIPGEYVYFREGLILFTYLHLAAEPDLTSALIDKKVAGIAYETVQLPNRTLPLLTPMSEVAGRMAAQVGAQFLEKIHGGKGILLSGVPGVQRGNVTIIGGGVAGTNAAKMAIGLGAKVTMIDLNPDRLRQLDDIFGKEVTTLISNPYNIAEAVKDSDLVIGAVLIPGAKAPKLVTEEMIKTMSPGSVIVDIAIDQGGIFETTDRITTHDNPTYEKHGVVHYAVANMPGAVPRTSTLALTNVTVPYAVQIANKGYKQACLDNEALLKGVNTLNGYVTYKAVAEAHNLDYSDTGTQLEQQ from the coding sequence ATGCGTATCGGGGTTCCAAAGGAAGTAAAAAACAATGAAAACAGGGTTGCTATGACCCCTGCTGGTGTTATGAATCTCATCCAATTTGGACATGAAGTCTATATCGAAGCTGATGCCGGGACTGGTTCCGGTTTTTCGGATAACGACTATATGGGTGCGGGTGCACATATTGTTCAAACTGCAGAAGAGGCATGGTCAATGGATATGGTCATGAAAGTAAAAGAGCCGATTCCGGGCGAATATGTATATTTTCGGGAAGGGTTAATTCTCTTTACATATCTGCATTTGGCTGCTGAACCCGATTTGACAAGTGCTTTAATTGATAAGAAAGTAGCGGGCATCGCATATGAAACAGTCCAGCTTCCCAACCGGACTTTGCCTCTATTGACTCCTATGAGTGAAGTGGCCGGGAGAATGGCAGCTCAGGTAGGAGCTCAATTTTTAGAAAAAATACATGGAGGGAAAGGAATCCTGCTATCGGGGGTACCGGGGGTGCAGCGGGGAAATGTTACCATTATCGGCGGCGGGGTTGCTGGAACCAATGCGGCAAAAATGGCAATAGGCCTTGGGGCAAAGGTGACTATGATCGATTTGAATCCAGATCGCCTTAGGCAGCTTGATGATATCTTTGGAAAAGAAGTAACAACATTAATCTCAAATCCTTACAATATCGCTGAAGCTGTTAAGGATTCAGACCTCGTGATTGGAGCTGTACTGATTCCGGGTGCAAAAGCTCCTAAGCTTGTCACAGAGGAGATGATCAAAACGATGAGCCCTGGTTCTGTTATCGTGGATATCGCAATCGATCAGGGAGGGATTTTTGAAACAACTGATCGAATTACTACCCATGACAATCCCACATATGAAAAACATGGCGTAGTTCATTATGCGGTAGCTAATATGCCGGGAGCAGTTCCCAGAACATCAACTCTTGCACTGACCAACGTGACGGTGCCTTATGCAGTACAAATTGCGAATAAAGGCTACAAGCAGGCATGTCTGGATAATGAGGCTTTATTAAAGGGAGTTAATACATTAAATGGCTATGTGACATACAAGGCGGTAGCTGAAGCCCATAACCTTGACTATTCAGATACGGGAACACAATTGGAGCAGCAATAG
- a CDS encoding universal stress protein, translated as MGMKYKNILVAVDGSTEAEWAFKKAIEIAKRNNASLVLAHIIDTRTFATVEAYDRTIAERADRFATELMEKYKRTAMDAGIENVTYEVDYGSPKVKVPKDIARKHNVDLIICGATGMNAVERFIIGSVSEHITRYARCDVLVVRTDKEDEE; from the coding sequence ATGGGCATGAAGTATAAAAACATATTAGTCGCTGTAGATGGTTCAACGGAAGCAGAATGGGCTTTTAAAAAGGCAATTGAAATTGCGAAGCGCAATAATGCTTCTCTTGTATTGGCACATATCATTGATACCCGCACCTTTGCTACGGTTGAAGCCTATGACCGCACGATAGCTGAAAGAGCTGACCGTTTCGCAACCGAATTAATGGAAAAATACAAAAGAACTGCAATGGATGCAGGCATCGAGAATGTAACATATGAAGTCGATTATGGTTCCCCAAAAGTGAAGGTTCCAAAAGATATTGCAAGAAAGCACAACGTCGACCTGATCATTTGCGGTGCAACAGGCATGAACGCAGTTGAACGTTTCATCATCGGCAGTGTATCTGAACATATTACCCGCTATGCCCGCTGTGATGTCCTCGTTGTCAGAACGGATAAAGAAGATGAAGAATAG
- the argH gene encoding argininosuccinate lyase, with translation MKKLWGGRFTKSAEEWVDEFGASISFDQELVMEDIEGSMAHVAMLSKTGIITEDEAQKIKTGLQQLKEKAAKDELDYSVKLEDIHLNLESHLTELSGPVGGKLHTARSRNDQVATDMHLYLRKQVEQIVELIQEMQEELIIQAENNVETIMPGYTHLQRAQPISFGHHLMAYFWMLERDKERFSESLKRINLSPLGAGALAGTTFPIDREYTAELLGFEGIYENSLDAVSDRDFILEFLSSSSILMMHLSRLSEEFILWSSQEFQFIELDDSFATGSSIMPQKKNPDMAELIRGKTGRVYGNLMGLLTVLKGLPLAYNKDMQEDKEGMFDTVKTVTGSLKIFAGMIRTMKVKTEQMEKATKNDFSNATELADYLSDKGIPFREAHEIVGKLVLVCVQKGCFLGDLPLEDFKNAHSLFEEDIYEVLDPYTAVKRRNSAGGTGFKQVSIAIEKAKKSLGIKEYVNKE, from the coding sequence GTGAAAAAGTTATGGGGAGGCAGATTCACAAAATCTGCTGAAGAATGGGTAGATGAATTCGGAGCGTCGATTTCATTTGACCAGGAATTGGTTATGGAAGATATTGAAGGGAGCATGGCCCACGTTGCCATGCTTTCTAAAACAGGAATCATCACTGAGGACGAAGCTCAAAAAATCAAAACAGGCCTTCAGCAGCTAAAAGAGAAAGCTGCCAAGGATGAACTGGATTACTCAGTAAAACTTGAAGATATTCATTTAAATCTTGAGAGTCATTTGACCGAACTGTCTGGGCCTGTCGGCGGTAAACTTCATACCGCAAGAAGCCGAAATGACCAGGTGGCAACAGACATGCATTTATACCTGCGCAAGCAGGTGGAGCAGATTGTTGAATTGATTCAGGAAATGCAGGAAGAGTTAATCATCCAGGCTGAAAATAATGTGGAAACCATCATGCCGGGCTATACGCATCTGCAGCGGGCACAGCCGATCTCTTTCGGTCATCATCTAATGGCTTATTTCTGGATGCTTGAGAGAGACAAAGAGCGATTTTCTGAAAGCTTAAAAAGAATCAACCTATCTCCGCTTGGAGCAGGGGCTCTCGCTGGAACCACTTTCCCAATCGACCGTGAGTATACCGCGGAACTTCTCGGATTTGAAGGCATCTATGAAAACAGCCTGGATGCAGTCAGTGACAGAGACTTTATTCTGGAGTTTCTATCCTCAAGCTCAATCCTGATGATGCATCTGTCACGTTTAAGTGAAGAATTCATCCTTTGGTCAAGCCAGGAGTTTCAATTCATTGAACTGGACGACAGCTTTGCAACTGGCAGCAGCATTATGCCGCAAAAGAAGAATCCGGATATGGCGGAACTCATCCGCGGTAAAACGGGACGTGTATACGGTAACCTTATGGGGCTGCTGACAGTACTAAAGGGTCTGCCGCTAGCCTATAATAAAGATATGCAGGAAGATAAAGAAGGGATGTTTGATACTGTAAAGACAGTCACAGGTTCACTGAAAATCTTTGCAGGAATGATCCGCACCATGAAGGTTAAAACAGAGCAGATGGAAAAGGCGACTAAAAATGATTTTTCCAATGCTACTGAATTGGCTGATTATCTATCTGATAAAGGCATTCCATTCAGAGAAGCACATGAGATTGTCGGGAAACTGGTCCTTGTCTGTGTACAAAAGGGATGCTTCCTTGGAGATTTGCCGCTTGAAGATTTCAAGAACGCCCATTCATTGTTTGAAGAAGATATTTATGAAGTACTGGATCCTTATACAGCTGTCAAAAGAAGAAATAGTGCAGGCGGAACAGGATTTAAACAAGTAAGCATCGCGATTGAAAAAGCGAAGAAATCTCTCGGCATTAAAGAGTATGTCAATAAAGAATAG
- a CDS encoding argininosuccinate synthase: MSQNKVVLAYSGGLDTSVAVKWLQDQGYAVVACCLDVGEGKDLNFIQKKALTVGAVQSYVIDAKEEFANEYALIALQAHALYENKYPLISALSRPLIAKKLVEVAEKEGAVAVAHGCTGKGNDQVRFEVAIQALNPDLQVLAPVREWSWSREEEIEYAKQNNIPIPINLDSPYSIDQNLWGRSNECGVLEDPWAAPPEDAYDLTVSLEKAPDTPDTVEIGFEKGVPVSLNGKSIKLSELIAELNEVAGKHGVGRIDHVENRLVGIKSREVYECPGAMTLLKAHKELEDLTMVKELAHFKPVIEKKVAELIYEGLWFSQLNNALTAFLKETQTFVTGTVRVKLFKGHAIVEGRKSPYSLYDEKLATYTSDDEFDHNAAVGFIKLWGLPTKVQSIVQNSKKVTV; encoded by the coding sequence ATGTCTCAAAATAAAGTAGTTCTTGCATACTCAGGCGGTTTGGATACATCAGTTGCGGTTAAATGGCTGCAGGATCAAGGTTATGCAGTTGTTGCCTGCTGTCTTGACGTTGGTGAAGGAAAAGATCTCAACTTTATCCAGAAAAAAGCATTAACGGTTGGTGCTGTCCAATCCTATGTGATTGATGCAAAAGAAGAATTTGCTAATGAATATGCATTAATAGCGCTGCAGGCACATGCTTTATACGAAAATAAGTATCCATTGATCTCTGCTCTTTCACGTCCGCTGATCGCCAAGAAGCTTGTTGAAGTAGCAGAAAAAGAAGGTGCTGTAGCAGTCGCACATGGATGTACCGGCAAAGGAAATGACCAGGTTCGTTTTGAAGTGGCAATCCAGGCTCTAAACCCTGATCTTCAAGTGTTAGCTCCAGTTCGTGAGTGGAGCTGGTCACGTGAGGAAGAAATTGAATATGCAAAACAAAATAATATCCCCATCCCAATTAATCTGGATTCTCCTTACAGCATTGATCAAAACTTATGGGGCAGAAGCAATGAGTGCGGAGTCCTGGAAGATCCATGGGCAGCTCCTCCGGAAGATGCATACGATCTTACCGTTTCTCTTGAAAAAGCTCCTGATACACCTGATACCGTTGAAATCGGTTTTGAAAAGGGTGTGCCAGTCAGCTTGAATGGCAAAAGTATAAAGCTTTCCGAGCTTATTGCCGAACTGAATGAGGTTGCAGGCAAGCATGGAGTTGGGCGTATCGACCATGTGGAAAATCGGCTTGTCGGAATCAAATCCCGTGAAGTTTACGAGTGTCCGGGAGCGATGACACTTCTTAAAGCACATAAAGAGCTTGAGGACTTAACGATGGTAAAAGAATTGGCCCACTTTAAACCGGTTATTGAGAAAAAAGTGGCTGAGCTTATATACGAAGGATTGTGGTTCTCTCAGCTTAACAATGCATTAACAGCTTTCCTTAAAGAGACACAAACCTTTGTTACAGGAACAGTCAGAGTGAAGCTGTTTAAAGGCCATGCGATTGTTGAAGGAAGAAAATCTCCTTATTCCCTGTACGATGAAAAGTTAGCAACTTATACTTCCGATGATGAATTTGACCATAATGCGGCAGTTGGTTTTATTAAGCTTTGGGGATTGCCGACAAAGGTGCAGAGCATTGTTCAAAACAGCAAGAAGGTGACAGTGTGA
- the pbp4b gene encoding penicillin binding protein PBP4B, whose protein sequence is MKRFITHLTVLGLVLGLLLPYPVAALGEELGRTGSSSSEEQVFKHKKPLEYPTLSKAKRPEDAGFSSKKLREVDKLIEGEIENGFPGAALVVIKDGKIVKNSAYGSAKVFDESDPLNHPQKMKTKTMFDLASNTKMYAVNFSLQLLVSEGKINLEEKIQHYFPEFKDSADDEIKGKGELRIIDLLHHTAGFPSSIHYHNPERAGELYSQERSKTLSMILKTPLQYEPGTKQVYSDIDYMLLGFIIEKITGVQLDHYTENHIYKPLGLKHTLFNPLRKGFKEKDFAATELHGNTRDGVISFPNIRTYTLQGEVHDEKSFYSMDGISGHAGLFSTTTDLAVLMQVMLNDGGYGNIKLFDKRTIDEFVEPYDMNPTYGLGWRLNGDPSMEWMFSKYAGKEVFGHTGWTGTVTVIDRENNLAIALLTNKKHSSVIDPLKDPHKFQGDTYSISQYGSVISAVYEALNH, encoded by the coding sequence ATGAAAAGGTTTATAACACATTTAACAGTTTTAGGCCTAGTGCTGGGTTTGCTTTTGCCTTACCCCGTTGCAGCCCTAGGAGAAGAATTGGGCAGAACAGGAAGCAGCAGCTCAGAAGAGCAAGTATTTAAACATAAAAAACCATTAGAATATCCAACCTTGTCAAAAGCAAAGCGCCCTGAGGATGCAGGCTTTTCTTCCAAAAAGCTAAGAGAGGTTGATAAGCTGATCGAGGGAGAAATAGAAAATGGTTTTCCAGGAGCAGCTTTAGTCGTAATTAAAGATGGCAAGATTGTTAAAAACTCCGCATATGGTTCAGCCAAAGTCTTTGATGAATCTGATCCGTTAAATCACCCGCAGAAAATGAAGACAAAAACCATGTTTGATTTAGCATCAAACACGAAAATGTATGCCGTTAACTTTTCACTGCAGCTTCTTGTCAGTGAAGGAAAGATCAATCTTGAAGAAAAAATTCAGCATTATTTTCCTGAATTTAAAGATTCAGCGGACGATGAAATAAAAGGGAAAGGTGAACTCCGGATAATCGACTTGCTCCACCATACTGCCGGATTTCCTTCAAGCATCCATTATCATAATCCTGAAAGGGCGGGAGAATTGTATTCCCAGGAACGCAGTAAAACGCTTTCCATGATTTTAAAAACACCCCTTCAGTATGAACCTGGCACCAAACAGGTTTACAGTGACATTGACTATATGCTGCTGGGATTTATTATTGAAAAAATAACGGGAGTGCAGCTTGACCATTATACTGAGAATCATATCTATAAGCCCTTAGGGTTAAAGCATACTTTATTTAATCCGCTTCGCAAGGGATTCAAAGAAAAAGATTTCGCAGCAACTGAATTACACGGCAACACCAGGGATGGGGTCATTTCCTTCCCTAATATCCGGACCTATACTCTTCAGGGAGAGGTTCATGATGAGAAGTCCTTTTATTCAATGGATGGAATATCCGGGCATGCAGGCCTCTTTTCCACAACTACAGATCTTGCTGTCCTGATGCAGGTGATGCTTAATGATGGAGGCTATGGAAATATAAAGTTATTTGATAAACGAACAATTGATGAGTTTGTAGAACCTTATGATATGAATCCTACATATGGGTTAGGATGGCGTTTGAACGGAGATCCAAGTATGGAGTGGATGTTCAGCAAGTATGCTGGGAAAGAAGTATTTGGGCATACAGGCTGGACAGGAACGGTAACGGTGATAGACAGAGAAAATAATTTAGCTATTGCTCTCCTGACAAATAAAAAACATTCTTCAGTCATCGATCCATTAAAAGATCCGCATAAGTTTCAAGGTGACACATACAGCATCAGTCAATATGGAAGTGTAATCTCAGCTGTTTATGAAGCATTAAATCACTAA
- a CDS encoding MogA/MoaB family molybdenum cofactor biosynthesis protein: MSTFEHKKEAPKEVRCKVVTVSDTRNKETDKSGKLMIRLLEEAGHVIADYEIVKDEGNLIREAVLKGCENPGIDAVLTNGGTGIALRDVTIETVRELFDKEIDGFGELFRMLSYTEDIGSAAILSRAAAGTVQNKAVFSTPGSSGAVRLAMNKLILPELGHIVRELRKDL, from the coding sequence ATGAGTACATTCGAGCATAAAAAAGAGGCCCCAAAAGAAGTTAGATGCAAAGTGGTCACCGTAAGTGATACGAGAAATAAAGAAACAGATAAAAGCGGAAAGCTGATGATCCGCCTGCTGGAAGAGGCGGGACATGTCATAGCTGACTATGAAATCGTCAAAGATGAAGGAAATCTCATTCGTGAGGCCGTATTAAAAGGGTGTGAAAACCCCGGCATTGATGCTGTCCTTACAAATGGAGGCACAGGAATTGCGTTAAGGGACGTGACTATTGAGACAGTAAGAGAATTATTTGATAAAGAAATTGACGGATTCGGCGAATTGTTCAGGATGCTAAGCTACACGGAAGATATCGGGTCTGCGGCCATTCTTTCACGAGCTGCTGCAGGCACAGTGCAAAATAAAGCAGTTTTCTCAACACCAGGATCATCCGGGGCTGTTCGCCTTGCGATGAATAAGCTGATTCTGCCTGAACTCGGGCATATCGTCAGGGAACTAAGAAAAGATTTATAA